A single region of the Oculatellaceae cyanobacterium genome encodes:
- the rplY gene encoding 50S ribosomal protein L25 — MSLSIECQKRPEGSKPRALRRSGLIPAVLYGHQGRESISLVVDSKAVGDLLKASSGKKPEVQLNIPELSWSGTTVLQEVQIHPWKRFPYHVSFFATKSKTAETAEAAEAV, encoded by the coding sequence ATGTCACTAAGCATTGAATGTCAAAAACGACCAGAAGGCAGCAAGCCTAGAGCCCTTCGTCGCAGTGGGTTAATTCCGGCTGTATTATATGGTCATCAAGGTAGAGAATCTATTTCTCTGGTTGTAGACAGTAAAGCGGTTGGAGATTTGTTGAAAGCGAGTTCTGGTAAAAAACCAGAGGTTCAATTAAACATACCTGAGCTTTCTTGGAGTGGTACAACTGTTTTACAGGAAGTTCAAATCCATCCTTGGAAAAGATTTCCTTATCATGTCAGCTTTTTTGCAACTAAGTCTAAAACTGCTGAAACTGCTGAAGCTGCTGAAGCTGTATAA
- a CDS encoding STAS domain-containing protein, whose protein sequence is MSAEAKVVEPTGILDGIRGNNLRREISDLVAAGAKTVLIDLKNVTFMDSSGLSALVSALKTVRTAGGKLYLSSINDQVKMVFDLTRMDRVFETFASVDEFNKSVSNES, encoded by the coding sequence ATGAGTGCGGAAGCTAAGGTTGTTGAACCCACCGGGATTTTAGACGGAATTAGAGGTAATAACCTGCGTCGAGAAATAAGTGATCTTGTGGCTGCTGGAGCCAAAACAGTGTTGATTGACCTGAAAAATGTCACTTTTATGGATAGTTCTGGCTTAAGTGCTTTGGTGTCAGCCCTCAAAACAGTGCGGACTGCTGGTGGTAAGCTATATCTATCTTCAATCAATGATCAAGTAAAAATGGTGTTTGATCTAACTCGTATGGATCGAGTTTTTGAAACTTTTGCCAGCGTTGATGAGTTTAATAAATCTGTATCCAACGAATCTTAG
- a CDS encoding DUF3131 domain-containing protein, whose product MNSDFEPPPKSWSALATVGGILTALVAIAVLQSVSNKLQKDQRTEKKPVTQTVASSFEKQDVKAMQLPGRPVPFDQIAAKPTPYAAPTAGKLTAAELEMARQAWSYFEKNWNEETGLVNSVDGFTSVTLWDQAAGMAALVSAFELEIVPETEFNEKMATALKSLAKLPLYKKELPNKVYNSKTLIPVNYGKVDQEEEIGWSAIDLGRMAIWLKIVAAKYPQFSSDARAVWSSWKLDRLVKNGQMYGTSVVNGEELYNQEGRQGYENYGAYGLKLLGLNVDRALNPTNYLGFVNLYNTGVPYDLRDAKTSGANNYVLSEPFILDGIEIGFQGLPKAFADRVLAAQEARFKATNQLTAVTEDNLDREPYFVYSSLFVNGEPWAVITDTGKKYNNLRFLSSKASVGWHVLYNTPYTQKLFDFVQTNLKSEKGWYNGYYETLREPNKSLTANNNGVIMESLLYKKVGKPLIVWAGVE is encoded by the coding sequence ATGAATTCTGATTTTGAACCTCCGCCAAAAAGTTGGTCAGCATTAGCGACGGTTGGCGGAATCTTGACAGCACTTGTGGCGATCGCAGTTCTACAATCTGTATCAAATAAGCTACAGAAAGATCAACGTACAGAGAAAAAGCCTGTAACCCAGACAGTGGCATCTTCCTTTGAAAAACAGGATGTCAAGGCAATGCAATTGCCTGGTAGACCAGTTCCATTCGATCAGATAGCAGCTAAACCAACGCCTTATGCTGCTCCAACGGCAGGAAAATTAACCGCAGCCGAATTGGAAATGGCGCGTCAAGCTTGGAGCTATTTCGAGAAAAACTGGAACGAAGAAACAGGCTTGGTTAACTCTGTAGACGGGTTTACCTCCGTAACCCTGTGGGATCAGGCAGCAGGAATGGCAGCTTTGGTGAGTGCTTTTGAACTCGAAATCGTGCCAGAAACAGAATTTAATGAAAAAATGGCTACGGCGTTAAAAAGCCTTGCTAAACTGCCCCTTTATAAAAAAGAACTTCCCAACAAGGTATACAACTCAAAAACCCTCATCCCAGTAAATTACGGCAAAGTTGACCAAGAAGAAGAAATTGGCTGGTCAGCAATAGATTTAGGAAGAATGGCGATTTGGCTCAAAATTGTAGCAGCTAAGTATCCACAATTCAGTTCTGATGCCAGGGCAGTGTGGAGCAGTTGGAAACTAGATAGACTGGTAAAAAACGGTCAAATGTATGGTACATCCGTTGTTAATGGGGAAGAACTATACAACCAAGAAGGTCGTCAAGGCTACGAAAATTACGGAGCTTATGGGCTAAAACTGTTGGGATTGAACGTAGACCGCGCTTTGAACCCTACTAACTACTTAGGCTTTGTTAATCTCTATAACACCGGAGTTCCCTACGATTTACGAGATGCTAAAACCAGTGGAGCTAATAACTACGTTTTGAGTGAGCCTTTTATTCTAGATGGCATTGAAATAGGCTTTCAAGGATTACCGAAAGCTTTTGCAGACAGGGTATTAGCTGCTCAAGAAGCGAGATTTAAAGCAACTAACCAGTTAACTGCTGTCACTGAAGATAACTTAGACCGCGAGCCATACTTTGTGTATAGCAGCTTGTTTGTCAATGGGGAACCTTGGGCTGTCATCACAGATACTGGTAAAAAGTACAACAATTTACGATTTCTCAGTTCTAAAGCATCGGTAGGTTGGCACGTACTTTACAATACGCCTTATACTCAGAAGCTATTCGATTTTGTGCAAACAAACTTGAAGTCTGAAAAAGGTTGGTATAACGGCTATTACGAAACTTTACGCGAACCTAACAAATCTTTAACAGCCAATAATAATGGCGTAATTATGGAAAGCTTGCTTTACAAGAAAGTTGGCAAGCCGTTAATTGTCTGGGCGGGTGTCGAATAG
- a CDS encoding adenylosuccinate synthase, translating into MANVVVIGAQWGDEGKGKITDLLSKSADVVVRYQGGVNAGHTVVVKGQTFKLHLIPSGILYPDTDCIIGCGTVIDPELLIKELDQLQALKIPTGNLLISQTAHVTMPYHRIIDEASEKQRGNHKIGTTGRGIGPTYADKSERTGIRVQDLMDSDTLRSQLNWTINYKNVILEKLYNLPPLDPEKVIEEYLGYAERLRPYVVDTSLFIYDAIQRRRNILFEGAQGTLLDLDHGTYPYVTSSNPVAGGACVGTGVGPTMIDRVIGVAKAYTTRVGEGPFPTELNGKMGELLCDRGAEFGTTTGRKRRCGWFDALIGRYAVRINGLDCLAITKLDVLDELEEINVCVAYEIDGKHIEEFPSSARQFANCKPIYKTLPGWQQSTADCRSLDDLPKQALDYLKFLAELMEVPIAIVSLGASRDQTIIVEDPIHGPKRALLHANGSPVQSVV; encoded by the coding sequence TTGGCTAACGTTGTTGTAATAGGTGCCCAGTGGGGCGATGAAGGTAAAGGAAAGATAACTGATTTACTTAGTAAATCGGCAGATGTTGTCGTACGTTATCAGGGAGGGGTCAACGCGGGACATACAGTTGTAGTTAAGGGTCAGACCTTTAAGTTACACTTGATTCCCTCCGGTATTTTGTATCCTGATACGGATTGCATAATTGGTTGTGGCACGGTAATAGATCCTGAGCTTTTAATTAAAGAGCTCGATCAGCTACAAGCGTTAAAAATACCTACAGGCAATCTGCTGATATCTCAAACGGCTCATGTGACGATGCCTTATCACAGGATAATTGACGAGGCATCAGAAAAACAACGGGGTAATCATAAAATTGGGACAACTGGACGCGGTATTGGCCCAACTTATGCGGATAAGTCGGAAAGAACTGGCATCAGAGTCCAAGATTTGATGGATTCAGATACATTGCGATCGCAGTTGAACTGGACTATTAATTATAAAAATGTCATTTTAGAAAAACTTTATAATTTACCACCTCTTGATCCAGAAAAGGTAATAGAGGAATACTTGGGTTATGCTGAACGTTTACGCCCGTATGTCGTAGATACTTCTTTGTTTATTTACGATGCTATTCAGCGCCGACGCAATATTTTGTTTGAAGGGGCGCAAGGAACCCTTTTAGACTTGGATCATGGCACGTATCCCTACGTTACTTCATCCAATCCAGTTGCAGGAGGAGCTTGCGTAGGTACGGGTGTAGGCCCGACAATGATCGATCGCGTGATTGGTGTAGCAAAAGCATATACTACCAGAGTTGGAGAGGGGCCTTTTCCTACAGAACTCAACGGTAAGATGGGTGAGTTATTATGCGATCGCGGTGCTGAATTTGGCACTACAACTGGTCGTAAGCGTCGCTGTGGATGGTTTGATGCACTGATTGGTCGCTATGCAGTTCGGATTAATGGTTTGGATTGTTTAGCAATTACCAAACTCGATGTGCTAGACGAGTTGGAAGAAATCAACGTCTGCGTTGCTTACGAAATTGATGGCAAACACATCGAAGAATTCCCTAGTTCCGCCCGCCAGTTTGCCAATTGTAAGCCTATCTATAAAACTTTACCAGGCTGGCAACAATCTACTGCTGATTGTCGCTCTTTAGATGATTTACCCAAACAAGCTTTGGATTATCTAAAATTCCTGGCAGAGTTAATGGAAGTTCCGATCGCCATTGTCTCATTGGGTGCCAGCCGCGATCAAACAATTATTGTTGAAGACCCAATTCATGGGCCAAAACGTGCGCTGTTACACGCTAACGGAAGTCCGGTACAATCGGTAGTCTGA
- a CDS encoding DUF3131 domain-containing protein yields the protein MNQERNGTQWSKLMALSLTGVTIGQLLPYGSLPVDQALAQNPSPNQAACADIVAPLTQEEQEYARTAWQYFVKNYQPTTGLVNSTGGYPSGTLWDMANYLVALSTVRGLNIITQADFDARLNKFLTGINALPLFNNALPNKVYNAATGAMVDYGNNPKPNGIGWSALDIGRMLAAFHIIRTCHPEYADWVASVVSRWKLEQSIKDGQLYGAVVLPDGKTQFVQEGRLGYEEYAARGYELWGFKPNKAIAIEPFQFAKVNNLNIPVDSRDYQTTNANNYVVSESYILDGIEFGLQGYLKDYSRSVFEAQKRQYEETGELTAVSEDNIDQPPYFLYSTVYSNGVPWAVITDENKPYPQLRSLSTKAAFGWRYLYPDDPYAQKIFDVAKDLRNADGFYAGLYHETKKPNSILTGNTNGLILEILYYKARGNRPLINPTLVSFADAPPTGNALVAESPTPANVNPPVAVAPTQAAPNPNAAAPPRSVDARINPPPTNTATQQPTATTPQVVAVAPIPAVSGQPAAAPKLARPLKPQEKRYAEAAWKYFQANYEPNTGLVSDRSDVKGLTPWGIGDYIAALHAVRSLDVISSEEFDNRTRLLLGALQKLPLYGNEIPSRSYDPRTLQPIDYGGNSVSQGTGWSALDIGRLMSALYNLKSAFPQYTNAVDQVALQWSYLRVVRDQRLQSAIAKHEGNKTQADGNSDYMLSVVYPEVRLGYEEYAARGFQLWGFDVDRSSVGGEYQSEKVEGVNVPTKRIRPDINTETNQYTVSDPFLLYGLEFGVDPQMRQLFEPIRRAQAERYRRTGKLTAGGTTVLDREPYVVRSTIIADTEPWATIADDGRRVPDVRMVSTASAFALNALYPGDTYAAELWRASTDLYDSSQGYYEGFLENTGQPVKAYTSTTNSMVLQSLLYQVTNQQPIVTRNLNINSPWWQAVAKGDSSRGLPVANSQTTQLVADASGTYWTSVNNRQPVALQPTANNTAVASQQPPIENSSAIASSPATTPEFTAPVASTPPVVRTAPQTTPNTTTPEFTAPVASTPPVVATAPQTTPSSTINQPPRDSASADLSVRIAAVLPRLQTDTNIVAAQIAWQYFERNWNSETGLVNSLDNNPVTNIWDQASAILGMHSVRQLSIINSDLFNSRFSRLLQTLETLPLSAAKLPNQGYNTRTAKMLQLPTTELQSPSGSSAVDLARFLLALHVIKTNYPEYSQRVNNLVARSNLLQVVKNGLQQPGTEAQGYKQYAAKILTLWKVNVAGLDNFSLASAQNSLSDSSFRSDRTIDPYILWGLELGWPEAVKTQLVGLLQSQAQKSYFKNYSLSTNDQPWQTRNKQTSTDASVNFLSTKSAFAIASLLEDDPYATTLRQYVQNLAQENRGYLSGRYGNSQNNLKASIDVNTNAMILESLLYQARNRRPLAF from the coding sequence ATGAACCAAGAACGCAACGGAACGCAGTGGTCAAAGCTAATGGCTCTGTCTCTTACAGGAGTCACCATTGGACAGTTATTGCCCTATGGTTCACTGCCTGTAGATCAAGCATTAGCTCAAAATCCGAGTCCAAATCAAGCAGCGTGTGCAGATATTGTTGCTCCCTTAACTCAAGAAGAGCAAGAATATGCCCGCACTGCTTGGCAGTATTTTGTGAAAAACTACCAACCAACGACAGGGTTGGTTAATTCTACAGGGGGCTATCCATCTGGAACCCTGTGGGATATGGCAAATTATCTGGTTGCCTTAAGTACAGTGCGTGGGCTGAATATTATTACTCAAGCTGATTTTGATGCTCGGCTGAATAAGTTTTTGACTGGGATAAATGCGTTGCCATTATTTAACAATGCTTTACCCAATAAAGTCTACAATGCTGCTACAGGGGCGATGGTAGATTATGGTAATAATCCCAAGCCGAATGGTATTGGTTGGTCGGCTTTGGATATTGGTCGAATGTTAGCAGCATTTCACATTATCCGTACTTGTCATCCTGAATATGCAGATTGGGTGGCAAGTGTTGTTTCTAGGTGGAAGTTAGAGCAATCTATTAAGGATGGGCAACTTTATGGCGCTGTAGTTTTACCGGATGGTAAAACTCAGTTTGTGCAGGAGGGACGGCTAGGTTATGAAGAATATGCTGCGCGTGGATATGAACTTTGGGGTTTTAAACCGAATAAAGCGATCGCAATTGAACCGTTTCAGTTTGCTAAAGTTAACAACCTGAACATACCAGTAGATAGTCGTGACTATCAAACCACTAACGCTAACAATTACGTTGTTAGCGAATCCTATATTTTAGATGGCATAGAATTTGGTTTACAAGGGTATTTAAAAGACTATTCTCGCAGTGTTTTTGAAGCTCAAAAACGCCAGTATGAAGAAACAGGAGAACTGACAGCAGTTTCAGAAGATAACATCGATCAACCTCCTTATTTCCTCTACAGCACTGTTTACTCTAATGGTGTACCTTGGGCAGTAATTACAGATGAAAACAAGCCTTATCCGCAATTACGAAGTTTAAGTACAAAAGCAGCTTTTGGTTGGCGCTATCTGTACCCAGATGATCCTTATGCACAAAAAATATTTGATGTAGCCAAAGACTTGCGTAATGCTGATGGTTTTTATGCAGGGCTTTATCATGAAACTAAAAAACCCAACTCAATCTTAACAGGCAATACTAATGGGCTAATTCTCGAAATTTTGTATTACAAAGCTAGAGGAAATCGTCCATTAATTAATCCCACTCTTGTCAGTTTTGCGGATGCACCACCTACAGGCAATGCGCTAGTAGCAGAATCTCCAACACCAGCTAATGTCAATCCTCCTGTAGCTGTAGCTCCCACACAAGCTGCGCCTAACCCCAATGCGGCTGCGCCACCAAGATCGGTAGATGCTCGGATAAATCCACCACCAACAAATACTGCCACACAACAACCGACAGCAACTACCCCACAAGTTGTCGCTGTTGCTCCAATTCCCGCAGTAAGTGGACAACCTGCTGCTGCTCCCAAACTAGCGAGACCATTAAAGCCGCAAGAAAAACGCTACGCTGAGGCGGCTTGGAAATATTTTCAAGCAAATTATGAGCCAAATACTGGATTAGTTAGCGATCGCAGCGATGTTAAAGGGCTAACTCCTTGGGGAATAGGTGACTATATAGCAGCTTTGCACGCCGTGCGATCGCTCGATGTAATTTCCTCTGAAGAATTTGACAACCGTACCCGTCTACTTTTGGGAGCGTTGCAAAAATTACCATTATATGGTAATGAAATACCATCTCGCAGTTACGATCCTAGAACATTACAACCAATTGATTATGGGGGCAACAGCGTATCTCAAGGTACAGGTTGGTCAGCCTTAGATATTGGGCGGTTAATGTCCGCTTTGTACAATCTCAAAAGCGCGTTTCCGCAGTACACCAACGCAGTCGATCAAGTAGCATTACAGTGGTCGTACCTAAGAGTAGTACGAGATCAACGACTGCAAAGTGCGATCGCCAAACACGAAGGAAACAAAACCCAAGCTGATGGTAACTCAGACTATATGCTGAGTGTGGTTTATCCAGAAGTGCGCTTAGGTTACGAAGAATATGCTGCGCGTGGTTTTCAATTATGGGGATTTGATGTTGATCGCTCCAGCGTAGGGGGAGAGTATCAATCTGAGAAAGTAGAAGGAGTTAACGTACCTACCAAACGCATCCGCCCCGATATTAATACGGAAACCAATCAGTACACAGTTAGCGATCCTTTCTTGCTGTACGGGTTAGAGTTTGGCGTTGATCCTCAGATGCGTCAGCTATTTGAACCAATCCGCCGAGCGCAAGCTGAACGCTACCGTCGTACAGGTAAACTCACGGCTGGAGGTACTACCGTTCTAGACCGAGAGCCTTATGTTGTCCGTAGTACTATCATCGCTGATACCGAGCCTTGGGCGACTATAGCAGATGATGGCAGACGAGTACCAGATGTTCGGATGGTTAGCACGGCAAGTGCTTTTGCTCTCAATGCGCTCTACCCAGGGGACACTTATGCGGCTGAGTTATGGCGGGCAAGCACAGACTTATACGATTCATCACAAGGCTACTATGAAGGGTTTTTAGAAAACACAGGTCAACCAGTTAAAGCTTACACAAGTACCACTAATAGTATGGTGCTGCAATCGCTGCTGTACCAAGTAACAAATCAGCAGCCAATTGTAACCAGAAACCTGAATATTAATTCTCCTTGGTGGCAAGCAGTAGCTAAGGGAGATTCCAGTCGCGGTTTACCTGTGGCAAATAGCCAAACAACACAACTGGTGGCTGATGCTTCAGGAACTTACTGGACTTCGGTTAATAATCGCCAACCAGTAGCATTACAGCCAACTGCCAATAATACAGCAGTAGCTTCTCAGCAGCCACCAATAGAAAACAGTTCTGCGATCGCTTCATCCCCAGCAACAACCCCAGAATTTACAGCGCCCGTTGCTAGTACTCCACCCGTAGTACGGACAGCCCCACAAACAACACCTAACACAACAACCCCAGAATTTACAGCCCCTGTTGCCAGTACTCCCCCAGTAGTAGCAACAGCACCACAAACAACACCAAGCTCAACAATAAATCAACCGCCACGCGATAGCGCAAGCGCTGACTTGTCAGTTCGCATTGCTGCTGTACTTCCTCGCCTACAAACAGACACCAATATAGTTGCAGCCCAGATTGCATGGCAATATTTTGAGCGTAACTGGAACTCGGAAACCGGATTAGTTAACTCACTAGATAATAATCCTGTCACCAACATTTGGGATCAAGCAAGTGCGATCTTAGGAATGCACAGCGTCCGTCAATTGTCAATCATCAATTCAGATTTATTTAACAGTAGATTCTCTCGACTGCTGCAAACTTTAGAAACACTACCTTTATCAGCAGCAAAGTTACCCAACCAAGGTTATAACACTCGCACTGCCAAGATGCTCCAGCTACCGACTACTGAATTGCAAAGCCCTAGTGGTTCCTCAGCAGTAGATCTGGCGAGATTTTTGTTGGCATTGCACGTAATTAAAACTAACTATCCTGAATATAGTCAACGAGTTAATAATCTTGTTGCTCGTTCAAACTTATTGCAAGTAGTTAAAAATGGTTTACAACAACCTGGCACAGAAGCACAAGGTTATAAGCAATATGCTGCCAAAATTTTAACTCTTTGGAAAGTTAACGTAGCAGGATTAGACAATTTTTCCTTAGCATCGGCTCAAAACAGCCTTAGCGACTCTAGCTTTAGGAGCGATCGCACAATTGATCCCTATATCCTTTGGGGATTGGAATTAGGGTGGCCTGAAGCTGTTAAAACCCAATTAGTTGGCTTGTTACAATCCCAAGCACAAAAATCCTACTTTAAAAACTACAGTCTATCTACCAACGATCAGCCCTGGCAGACTAGGAACAAACAAACCTCAACCGATGCTTCAGTAAACTTCTTGAGTACCAAGTCAGCTTTTGCGATCGCATCACTGCTAGAAGATGATCCATATGCTACAACCCTACGGCAGTACGTCCAAAACCTAGCTCAAGAAAATCGTGGCTATCTTTCAGGACGTTATGGGAATTCCCAAAATAATCTTAAGGCTTCAATAGACGTTAACACTAATGCCATGATTTTAGAAAGTTTACTTTACCAAGCCAGAAATCGTCGTCCTCTCGCCTTTTAA
- a CDS encoding glycosyltransferase produces MTRSYFADHPQSFPGNSRSRLKERTLLFRYLAEINLILGAWYLYWRINNSINFDALWLSIPLLLAEIYSYIGGLMFTIGLWRPLVREIKSIDQLRPPMPQSKWPTVDVFITCYSEPPEMVEETARATLAMDYPASKLRVYILDDGNSAEMRAMAQRLAIEDLQSPLLQEEAQRIEAERSHLISRLEQLEELAPEIELSEQILHDFSSKGAEVFDPQAIGILERLRQFILWLQPHQVTINDCISTDRQQLEQAIHEKDLELSDLARCRYFARPKPAGVAHHAKAGNINYAMFSGETSGEFVVTLDADHIPRPQFLKRVLPYFYNYNVFNGQYEGNKIAFVQTPQDFYNLPAGDPFGHSANLFYGPIQQGKDGMNSAFYTGTNAILRREAVVSVGLQYFADEYSKDEKRLDEFELVGGVSSNSITEDMNTAMRLHGAGWKSVYHNEILAQGLAPDDLSSTIKQRLRWAQGTIQVLQRENPLTKPGLSFWQRLQYFQTMYSYFSGFFVFILIACPILFFFTGVIPVKAYGPDFALHFFPAFIVNRLTFLAATWGIPAREVWRSEQYAVAFFPLFIQAVVSVLTGKPIKFQVTPKQRQAGVYFELVKPQLIIFGLTILGILWSLYRFITGSLDQPLVHLFNTGWSIYNLALLWAVIQAARWQPKEFS; encoded by the coding sequence ATGACTCGCAGTTACTTTGCTGATCATCCACAAAGCTTTCCTGGGAATAGCAGATCTCGTTTAAAAGAAAGAACTCTGCTATTTCGCTATCTGGCAGAAATCAATCTTATTCTAGGAGCTTGGTATTTATACTGGCGGATCAATAATTCGATCAATTTTGATGCTCTGTGGCTATCAATTCCCTTGCTACTGGCAGAAATTTATAGCTACATTGGCGGTTTGATGTTCACAATTGGGCTTTGGCGACCACTTGTGCGAGAAATCAAATCTATTGATCAGTTAAGACCACCAATGCCACAATCAAAGTGGCCAACAGTGGATGTATTTATTACCTGCTACAGTGAGCCACCAGAAATGGTGGAAGAAACAGCCAGAGCAACTTTGGCAATGGATTATCCAGCCAGTAAACTACGGGTTTATATACTGGATGATGGCAACTCAGCAGAAATGCGAGCAATGGCGCAAAGACTAGCTATAGAAGATTTGCAGTCACCGTTATTGCAGGAAGAAGCACAGCGAATAGAAGCAGAGCGAAGTCATTTAATTAGCCGCCTAGAACAACTCGAAGAATTAGCACCTGAAATCGAATTATCAGAACAAATATTGCACGACTTCTCATCTAAGGGTGCAGAAGTTTTTGATCCACAAGCTATAGGAATATTAGAGCGTCTCCGCCAATTTATTCTCTGGCTACAACCACATCAGGTTACAATAAATGATTGTATTAGCACAGATCGACAACAACTAGAACAAGCTATTCATGAAAAAGACTTAGAATTAAGCGATCTTGCTCGTTGTCGTTATTTTGCTCGTCCAAAACCTGCTGGCGTAGCCCACCATGCCAAAGCTGGTAACATCAATTACGCGATGTTTTCTGGTGAAACTTCAGGAGAGTTTGTAGTTACTCTGGATGCAGATCATATACCCAGACCACAATTTCTCAAGCGTGTACTGCCTTACTTTTATAATTACAACGTTTTTAATGGGCAATATGAGGGTAACAAAATTGCCTTTGTGCAGACACCCCAAGATTTTTATAACTTACCTGCGGGCGATCCTTTTGGGCATTCAGCAAATTTATTTTATGGCCCCATCCAACAAGGTAAAGATGGTATGAATTCAGCCTTCTATACGGGAACAAATGCCATTCTTAGACGGGAGGCAGTTGTGAGTGTAGGGCTGCAATATTTTGCTGATGAATATTCTAAAGACGAAAAAAGGTTAGATGAATTTGAATTAGTTGGGGGCGTATCCAGTAATAGTATTACTGAAGATATGAACACTGCTATGCGCTTACACGGTGCAGGTTGGAAATCTGTTTACCATAATGAAATCTTGGCACAAGGTTTAGCTCCAGATGACTTAAGTTCAACAATTAAACAGCGACTACGTTGGGCGCAAGGAACTATTCAAGTATTACAACGAGAAAATCCTTTAACTAAGCCAGGGCTAAGTTTTTGGCAAAGGTTACAGTATTTCCAGACAATGTATAGTTACTTTTCTGGTTTCTTTGTATTTATACTTATTGCTTGCCCAATCCTTTTCTTTTTCACAGGCGTTATTCCTGTCAAAGCTTATGGCCCTGATTTTGCTCTGCACTTTTTTCCAGCTTTTATCGTTAACAGATTAACTTTCTTGGCGGCTACTTGGGGAATTCCTGCTAGAGAAGTTTGGCGTTCAGAGCAATATGCTGTAGCATTTTTCCCGCTGTTTATTCAAGCTGTTGTGAGTGTGTTGACAGGTAAGCCAATTAAGTTCCAGGTAACGCCTAAACAGCGACAAGCTGGTGTTTATTTTGAATTGGTGAAGCCACAGTTAATTATTTTCGGTTTAACGATTTTAGGAATTTTGTGGAGTCTGTATCGTTTTATAACTGGCAGTTTAGATCAGCCTTTGGTTCACTTGTTTAATACAGGTTGGTCTATTTATAATTTGGCACTACTCTGGGCAGTGATCCAAGCTGCTCGTTGGCAACCCAAAGAATTCTCCTGA